Genomic DNA from Ensifer adhaerens:
GCAAGCGCCGCGATGATCAACGGGCTGGCAAACTGGCCGAGATAGAGACAGGCGGTAAATCCGCCGACACCTCGGGCACGCAGCCGGGGTGGCAGGGCGACGAGCAGCGGCAGCGAGGCATTGGACACGAGGAAGCCCGCTCCGAAACCCTGCATGACCATGGCCACCAGCGCGACCTGATAGGACGGCGCCAGCCCAAGGATCACGAGACCACCGGCCATGAGCGCCAGCAGCACGGCATTGACGCCGGGGACGCCGATCCTGTCGCGCAGGGCCGGCCAGGCGATCGACCCGCCCAGCGTCGACAGGATGGAGAGACCTGCCGCCGCGCCGATCAGGGAGGTGGAGGTCACGCCTATAGCGACCAGAACATTGGGCGTCATCACCGTCACGACGAAGCAGGTCACCATGCCGGCAAAGATCAGGAAGTAGGAGGCAACCACCGTGCGGCCTAGCCCGGACACGCCGGCGGCGGCATGCGTCGCTTCAGTTTCCTCAGCCCGCCTGTCTGGCTCCCAGAGTAAAGCCATGATCGCAGGCAGAAGAAGGAGAGGCGCAAGATAGAGAAGGAAGGGCGTGCGCCAGGAGCCTTCACCCGCAATGCCGCCGATGACGAAGAACAGGGCTCCGACGATGCCGATGGTGACGACCTGCCGGTTGATGTAGCGCATCCGCTGCGCCGGCGGCCAGTAATCCGCAATCAGCGTCGTGCAGCAGGTCATGATGATGGCCTCCGCGCAGCCGAAGGCAAGACGCGAAACGAGAATGAGATGCAGGTCGCTTAAGAAGGCCGGCAGGACGCCGAAGAGCGCATAGAGGATGGAGCCGAGGATCAGCATGGCCTTACGGCCGAAGCGGTCGGCCAGCAGACCCGCCAGCGGTGCAAAGAACGCGATGGCGAGCGCCGGACCGCCGACGATCACGGGAATGAGTTCTGCCGCTCCGGGTGTCGTTGGAGCAAACTCGGCGGTGATCTTGGGGAGCATCGGTGCAATCATCACCGAGCCCATGATCGTCAGGCTGCTGGCAAACTGGATGACCAAGTCCCTGACCGTGGCCCGCCACGCGGGATTGTGAGGAAGAATGAGCCACGTGCATCCCCCTCAGAGCCCGCTTGCCGGGCACAGGCCGCGATGGGGCCGGGCGGACGCGGTCAGGAATGCAATAAAGAAAGAAGACGGTCGCGTGGTCGCAAGGATAGCGGCCGCGCAGGCGAATGCGCGCTTCGGTCTGTACATTGTCGTTCCCCAGGTTTCTTGAATGAACCAGTGGGGGAACTGTAAAATGACAGTTTCGTGATGCGTTATCCGTTTTGGGAACTGGCCGGCGAATGCAGCGTCTCGGACGGGAGTTCACCGAACATGTCCCGGTAGTCGCCGGCGAAGCGGCTGAGATGCCAGAAGCCCCAGAGCGCGGCAACGTCGCCGATCGACACGATGCGGTTTTCGCGCCGCGCCTGGCAAAGCGCGCTGCGCACGCGGTTCAGACGTTCTGCGCGCACGAACTCCTTGGCCGGCAGTCCGACCGACCGATTGAAGCAGGTTTGCAGGTAGCGGCGGCTGATGCCGAGATGGCTCGCCACCTCGGAGATGGTGGCCGGTTCGCTCCGGTTCTTCATCAGCATCAGGCGGGCGCGGTCCGTAAGACGCTTGTTGTCGGTATCGTTGACGGCTTCGATCTTTCGCGCGAGGGTCAGGGCCGCCAAAAGCTTCTCCAGCACGAAAAGCTCGAGCCCCGCATGGTCTGGCTCACCGGCCTCAAGGGCGGCATCATCTTCAAAGAGTCCGCTGAAGAGACGCGCAAGACCCGCTTGTCTGTCGTGCCAGAGCGCCAAAGACTGGCTGTGGAGAATGTGGCCGACAAGACCGGCATGGCCGCGCTCCGCGGCAAATGCAGCAAGATGCTGCCGATCGACGGCCACATAGATCAGATCGAAACACTGCGGCGTCAGGATCTCCGGCAGCATCCTGCCGTCCACGAGAAGGCTGATCTCGGGATTGACCTCGTGTCCGGAAAGCCAACCCGTACCTTGCGCGTCAATCGGCAGACTGAAGACGAGTGAACCCGGCCAACTGAGGCCGCGTTTGAGCAGTGTCTTGTCCGTTCGTTCCCGGAAGACCTGAATCGAGCCGAATTGCACGACCGAAAGGGAGTAGCGGATTTTGCCCGGCGACATCTGCATGAGCTCAAGCCGCCAGCCGCTCATCACGTCCACGGCATCATCAATCGTATGGACAGTTGTTCTGCCTGCCATCCGCTGCCCGGGTGAAATCTGCCGGTTCGCTGCATCGATTGCCATTTCGGGTCTCCCGACGATACGTCCCCGAAGGATTGTTTGAAGGCGCGCCTCACATGCAGGACAGTTGAGCGCCGTCACTGTCGTCTGTCAACCGCGCTCGGACTCAACGACCTGTTCGGCACTGCCCCCGAGATAGGTCGCGATGACGCGCGTGTCGTTCGCCAGATCGGAGGCCGGCCCTTCGAGCACGAACTCGCCGGTGTCCATGACATGGGCGTAATCGGCGACATCCAGAGCTGCGCGTGCGTTCTGCTCCACCAGCAGGATCGAGACGCCCTGATCGCGCAGCCCGCGCACCCGTGTCAGCACATCGCGCACGATGGTGGGTGCAAGCCCCAGGCTCGGCTCGTCGAGGAGAAGCAGCCGTGGCTGCGACATCAGCGCCCGGCCGATGGCGAGCATCTGCCGCTCGCCGCCGGAAAGCGTCTGGGCCTCCTGCGCCCGCCTTTCGGCCAGCCGGGGGAACTGTTCGAAAACGCTTTCGAGGCTTTTCCGGACAAAGGCCTTGTCGCGGCGGCGGACATAGGCGCCAAGCAGGAGATTGTCGAGCACCGGCATGTCGCCAAAGAGCGCGCGTTGTTCCGGCACGAGGCAGAAACCCCGTTCGACACGGTCTTCCGCGCTCATGCGGGCAAGGTCGTTGCCCTGATACCGCGCGCGTCCACGCCAGGGGAGGAGGCCGGCGGCGGCGGAGAGAAGCGTGGTCTTGCCCGCTCCGTTCGCCCCGATGACCGTGGTGATCCGCCCCTCGTCCAGGGTGAGGTTGATACCGCGCACAGCCTCCACCTTGCCATAGGCGACGTGAATGTCTTCAAGTTCCAGCAACGGACCGCTCATGCGAGACCTCCCAGATAGGCTTCCTGTACAGCCGGGTCCCGGCGGATCGTCGCCGGATCGCCTTCACGCAACTTCTGCCCGAAAACCATGACCACGAGCCGGTCGACGAGGTTCATGACGAAGTCCATGTCATGCTCGACGATGAGGATGGTCAGGCCCTCGCCGCGCAGCTTGTTCAGAAGTTCTGCCAGCGCGTCCTTTTCCTTCTTGCGAAGGCCGGCAGCGGGTTCGTCGAGGATCAGAAGCACCGGATCCAGCGCCAGCGCGCGGGCAATCTCCAGCACGCGCTGCTGGCCCAGCGGCAGGTCGCCGGCAAGATCGTGCGCGCGTTCGGCGAGCCCGACCTGCTCCAGCCTGCGATAGGCCTCAAGGCGCGCGCGTTCCTCTTCGGCGCGATCGAGCCGGAGCCCGCTGCGCATATAGCCGGCATCGGTGCGCAGATAGGTTCCAGCAACGACATTATCGATGAGGGTCATGCCCGGGCGCAGCTTGACATGCTGGAAGGTGCGGGCACAGCCGAGCGCCGCAATGTCGCGCTGCGAAAGCCGGCGTGTGTCCTGGCCGAGAAAGCGCACTGCACCGCCGCTGACCGAGAGCGTGCCGGTAATCAGGTTGAACATGGTGCTCTTTCCGGCCCCGTTCGGGCCGATCAGTCCGACAATCTCGCCGGCCTTGACGTCGAAGCTCACCTTGTTGACCGCGGTGAGACCGCCGAAGCGTCGTTCGACCGTATCGACCTCGAGCACTGGCGTGCCACGGGCCGGCAGCGCGCGTTTCGGCAGGTTTCCCGCCTCGGTCTTTACCGGGTGCGGCGCACGCCTGACCAGCTTGAGGAGCAGAGGCATGAGCCCGCTGCGGGCAAAGCGCAGGATGAGGATCAGCATCAGCGCGAAGGCGACCTGCTCAAGTTGGGCCGGATTGGTCGTCAGATGCGGGAGCAAGTCCTGAAGCCAGTTCTTGATGAGCACGATCACGCTGGCCCCGAGCGCCGCCCCGATCACCTGTGAGGCACCGCCGGTCATGGCCATCAGGAGATATTCGATGGAGACCTTCACCTCGAAGGGGGCGGGGCTGATGAAACGGGTCATA
This window encodes:
- a CDS encoding branched-chain amino acid transport system permease protein, which encodes MIPARPLAFILVLALLALPAVVPPFFVTLMSHIGISTLVVLGLVLLTGIGGMMSFGQAAFVGIAAYTTGWLTTALGWSPWVGLVFALALTAASALAIGAITLRLGGHFLPLSTIAWGLSIYYVFGNLEPLGRHSGLLNIPPITLGPISFMSQTAMYYLIWAVALLAMLFSLNLLDSREGRALRLLRGGTHLMGSVGMDTFGTRLRVFLIAGIMAGLAGWLYAHMTRFISPAPFEVKVSIEYLLMAMTGGASQVIGAALGASVIVLIKNWLQDLLPHLTTNPAQLEQVAFALMLILILRFARSGLMPLLLKLVRRAPHPVKTEAGNLPKRALPARGTPVLEVDTVERRFGGLTAVNKVSFDVKAGEIVGLIGPNGAGKSTMFNLITGTLSVSGGAVRFLGQDTRRLSQRDIAALGCARTFQHVKLRPGMTLIDNVVAGTYLRTDAGYMRSGLRLDRAEEERARLEAYRRLEQVGLAERAHDLAGDLPLGQQRVLEIARALALDPVLLILDEPAAGLRKKEKDALAELLNKLRGEGLTILIVEHDMDFVMNLVDRLVVMVFGQKLREGDPATIRRDPAVQEAYLGGLA
- a CDS encoding Predicted arabinose efflux permease, MFS family (non-canonical start codon;~manually curated), which encodes MLPHNPAWRATVRDLVIQFASSLTIMGSVMIAPMLPKITAEFAPTTPGAAELIPVIVGGPALAIAFFAPLAGLLADRFGRKAMLILGSILYALFGVLPAFLSDLHLILVSRLAFGCAEAIIMTCCTTLIADYWPPAQRMRYINRQVVTIGIVGALFFVIGGIAGEGSWRTPFLLYLAPLLLLPAIMALLWEPDRRAEETEATHAAAGVSGLGRTVVASYFLIFAGMVTCFVVTVMTPNVLVAIGVTSTSLIGAAAGLSILSTLGGSIAWPALRDRIGVPGVNAVLLALMAGGLVILGLAPSYQVALVAMVMQGFGAGFLVSNASLPLLVALPPRLRARGVGGFTACLYLGQFASPLIIAALAVLFGGMPQGLSQAILAWAGFTIVLAILWAAVGLRSRGSAISSAPAFSPENNKA
- a CDS encoding amino acid/amide ABC transporter ATP-binding protein 2, HAAT family, coding for MSGPLLELEDIHVAYGKVEAVRGINLTLDEGRITTVIGANGAGKTTLLSAAAGLLPWRGRARYQGNDLARMSAEDRVERGFCLVPEQRALFGDMPVLDNLLLGAYVRRRDKAFVRKSLESVFEQFPRLAERRAQEAQTLSGGERQMLAIGRALMSQPRLLLLDEPSLGLAPTIVRDVLTRVRGLRDQGVSILLVEQNARAALDVADYAHVMDTGEFVLEGPASDLANDTRVIATYLGGSAEQVVESERG
- a CDS encoding AraC family transcriptional regulator, ethanolamine operon transcriptional activator; the protein is MAIDAANRQISPGQRMAGRTTVHTIDDAVDVMSGWRLELMQMSPGKIRYSLSVVQFGSIQVFRERTDKTLLKRGLSWPGSLVFSLPIDAQGTGWLSGHEVNPEISLLVDGRMLPEILTPQCFDLIYVAVDRQHLAAFAAERGHAGLVGHILHSQSLALWHDRQAGLARLFSGLFEDDAALEAGEPDHAGLELFVLEKLLAALTLARKIEAVNDTDNKRLTDRARLMLMKNRSEPATISEVASHLGISRRYLQTCFNRSVGLPAKEFVRAERLNRVRSALCQARRENRIVSIGDVAALWGFWHLSRFAGDYRDMFGELPSETLHSPASSQNG